The Gasterosteus aculeatus chromosome 8, fGasAcu3.hap1.1, whole genome shotgun sequence genome has a window encoding:
- the zfr2 gene encoding zinc finger RNA-binding protein isoform X15, with amino-acid sequence MAASNYFGFTHAAGPQYSAQPPPAYSHPSTASYSVQQAPAVAHAVTASYTAAPVQAARPVVTAPYPTYQSHQAPPDYAYRQPDPPAPPQPTTTPQTYQVYPETDSYSYGRPAAVTTYDNKQYYQTSIAPAQRTHTDNYYQTGVKSAYSPAPSTVYSQPPPPQRQVTALKPLAPSVSTSYNIYPVSTSVQQPPTPISSYTLGSSFGSAVAATTYSGISYSSYDSTGYTSTPTPSYYQPAQQTLTQPQPPPPPQQQLQQTQPPIQPPPKQLTSSSWSNSGSNMVTAPTVNAYKKPLFHQSKLQRPKGPPKQPQLHYCDICKISCAGPQTYREHLEGQKHKKKEAALKSGGQSGANNGPRGVQTQLRCELCDVACTGVDAYAAHIRGAKHQKVVKLHTKLGKPIPSTEPVLVNSAPVVTTSTAGKPTVSTSTPASASTTSTPIVTHKQVAVNVTAKTAPVKKPAPSKITVVSHKPVSAPAAAVVAAAPKAEEPIQHPVQRMDPQSDDEDCDRAGGQGDIQPVGHDYVEEVRNDDGKVIRFHCKLCECSFNDPNAKDMHLKGRRHRLQYKKKVNPELPVEIKPSNRARKLQESKLKKQKQKAVLKRQRDDEQRWHMEMRRYEEDMYWRRMEEEQMYWGEQRRRMAPPPLMSRPGMPVPPLLTCVRRPDSPDDRHIMAKHSTIYPVEEELQAVQRIVSHSERALKLVSDFLLEKETPAVETAADEGEDEKSAESSGRLLKGVMRVGILAKGLLLRGDRNVELILLTAKKPTISLLKNIAKHLPKELETFSEDQYEVQAHPEEANIVIFSSKEPKMQVTISLTSPLMREDPATEKDKQAGGKTAEKGVAEKDPTDLLNKRKCLEYLAALRHAKWFQARANGLQSCVIIIRVLRDLCQRVPTWGKMPCWAMELLVEKVISSAAAPLSPGEAMRRVLECISTGILLPEGPGLMDPCEKETTDALRSMTLQAREDITASAQHALRLLAFRQIHKVLGMDSLPASKASARNRKRRRDGSDSGDGEGEGKKDKKEEAESA; translated from the exons ATGGCTGCAAGCAATTATTTCGGGTTCACGCATGCTGCCGGTCCGCAGTACAG tGCCCAGCCTCCCCCGGCCTATTCCCATCCCTCTACAGCCAGTTACAGCGTGCAGCAGGCTCCAGCCGTGGCTCACGCAGTGACTGCGTCCTATACTGCTGCTCCGGTCCAGGCAGCCAGGCCCGTGGTCACTGCTCCTTACCCCACCTATCAGAGCCACCAGGCGCCCCCTGACTACGCATACAGGCAGCCAGACCCCCCGGCGCCCCCGCagcccaccaccaccccacAGACGTACCAAGTATACCCGGAAACG GACAGCTACAGCTACGGGCGTCCTGCAGCAGTGACCACCTATGACAACAAACAGTACTACCAGACGAGTATAGCTCCAgctcagaggacacacacagacaattacTACCAAACAG GGGTAAAGAGCGCTTACAGTCCAGCACCCTCCACTGTGTACagccagcctcctcctccccagagGCAAGTAACGGCCCTGAAGCCTCTGGCCCCGTCTGTGTCCACCAGCTACAACATCTACCCCGTGTCCACCAGTGTGCAGCAGCCACCAACACCCATTTCATCCTACACCCTCGGCTCCTCCTTCGGCTCCGCTGTTGCGGCCACTACCTACTCGG GCATTAGCTACTCCAGTTATGACTCAACCGGCTACACCTCCACTCCCACCCCCTCCTATTACCAGCCGGCCCAGCAGACTCTCACCCAGccgcagcctcctcctcctcctcagcagcagctgcaacaGACCCAGCCCCCCATCCAGCCACCACCTAAGCAGCTGACGAGCTCTTCCTGGAGCAACTCGGGCAGCAACATGGTGACGGCGCCGACTGTAAACGCCTACAAGAAGCCCCTGTTTCACCAGAGCAAGCTGCAAAGACCCAAAGGGCCTCCGAAGCAGCCCCAGCTCCATTACTGTGACATTTGCAAGATCAGCTGTGCAGGCCCTCAG ACGTACCGGGAGCATCTAGAGGGCCAGAAACATAAGAAAAAAGAGGCAGCCCTGAAATCCGGGGGTCAGTCCGGGGCCAACAACGGGCCAAGGGGGGTCCAGACTCAGTTGCGCTGTGAGCTATGTGACGTCGCCTGCACCGGCGTGGACGCCTACGCCGCACATATCCGTGGGGCCAAACACCAGAAG GTGGTGAAACTTCACACCAAGTTGGGTAAACCTATACCTTCCACTGAGCCAGTGTTGGTGAATTCGGCCCCAGTCGTCACAACATCAACAGCTGGGAAACCTACCGTCTCTACTTCCACTCCTGCTTCTGCCTCAACCACTTCAACTCCTattgtgacacacaaacaggtggCCGTAAACGTCACCGCTAAAACGGCACCAGTCAAGAAACCAGCTCCCTCCAAAATAACTGTTGTTT CCCATAAGCCAGTCAGCGCTCCAGCAGCCGcggtggtggcggcggctcCCAAGGCGGAGGAACCCATACAGCATCCGGTTCAGAGAATGGACCCTCAGAGTGACGATGAGGACTGTGACAGAGCTGGAGGCCAAGGAGACATTCAGCCAGTGGGACACGACTACGTCGAGGAG GTCCGTAACGATGACGGAAAGGTGATTCGATTCCACTGTAAACTGTGTGAGTGCAGTTTCAACGACCCCAACGCCAAAGACATGCACCTGAAAGGCAGAAGGCACCGACTCCAGTACAAG AAGAAAGTCAACCCAGAGCTTCCTGTGGAGATCAAGCCCAGTAACCGGGccaggaagctgcaggagagcaagctgaagaagcagaagcagaaagcGGTgctgaagagacagagagacgatGAGCAGCGCTGGCACATGGAGATGAG ACGATATGAGGAGGACATGTactggaggaggatggaggaggagcagatgtACTGGGGGGAGCAAAGACGCAGGATGGCTCCTCCGCCCCTCATGAGCCGCCCTGGCATGCCAGTCCCACCTCTACTG ACGTGTGTGCGTCGGCCAGACTCTCCCGACGACCGCCACATCATGGCGAAACACTCGACCATTTACCCGGTGGAGGAAGAGCTGCAGGCGGTTCAGAGGATTGTCTCGCATTCTGAGAGAGCCCTAAAGCTGGTGTCAGACTTCCTGCTGGAGAAGGAGACTCCGGCTGTTGAAACCGCTGCTgatgagggagaagatgaaaaaag CGCTGAGAGTTCCGGGCGGCTGCTAAAAGGTGTGATGAGGGTGGGTATCCTGGCCAAAGGCCTGCTGCTACGCGGAGACAGAAATGTTGAGCTCATCCTACTGACTGCTAAGAAACCCACCATCTCTTTACTGAAGAATATCGCCAAGCATTTGCCCAAAGAACTAGAG ACATTTTCTGAAGATCAGTATGAGGTGCAGGCTCACCCCGAGGAGGCGAACATCGTGATATTTTCAAGCAAGGAGCCCAAAATGCAGGTGACCATTTCTCTCACCTCGCCGCTGATGAGGGAGGACCCTGCTACTGAGAAGGACAAGCAGGCAGGAGGAAAAACGGCTGAGAAAG GCGTGGCTGAAAAGGACCCGACTGACCTCCTGAACAAGAGGAAATGTCTGGAGTACCTGGCTGCTCTCCGTCACGCCAAATGGTTCCAG GCTCGTGCCAACGGGCTGCAATCATGTGTGATCATCATTCGGGTGCTGAGAGATTTATGTCAGCGGGTTCCTACATGGGGAAAGATGCCCTGCTGG GCGATGGAGCTGTTGGTGGAGAAGGTGATCAGCAGTGCTGCGGCCCCGCTGAGCCCGGGAGAGGCCATGCGCCGAGTCCTGGAGTGCATCTCCACGGGCATCCTGCTACCAG AAGGACCAGGCTTGATGGACCCGTGTGAGAAAGAGACTACAGATGCCTTGAGAAGCATGACGCTTCAAGCCAGAGAGGACATAACTGCCAGCGCACAG CACGCTCTGCGGCTGCTGGCTTTCCGTCAGATCCACAAGGTTCTGGGCATGGACTCGCTGCCGGCGTCCAAGGCCAGCGCCCGCAACCGGAAGCGCAGACGTGACGGCAGCGACTCCGgcgacggggagggggagggcaagAAAGACAAGAAGGAAGAAGCCGAGAGTGCTTAA
- the zfr2 gene encoding zinc finger RNA-binding protein isoform X8: MAASNYFGFTHAAGPQYSAQPPPAYSHPSTASYSVQQAPAVAHAVTASYTAAPVQAARPVVTAPYPTYQSHQAPPDYAYRQPDPPAPPQPTTTPQTYQVYPETQDSYSYGRPAAVTTYDNKQYYQTSIAPAQRTHTDNYYQTGVKSAYSPAPSTVYSQPPPPQRQVTALKPLAPSVSTSYNIYPVSTSVQQPPTPISSYTLGSSFGSAVAATTYSGISYSSYDSTGYTSTPTPSYYQPAQQTLTQPQPPPPPQQQLQQTQPPIQPPPKQLTSSSWSNSGSNMVTAPTVNAYKKPLFHQSKLQRPKGPPKQPQLHYCDICKISCAGPQTYREHLEGQKHKKKEAALKSGGQSGANNGPRGVQTQLRCELCDVACTGVDAYAAHIRGAKHQKVVKLHTKLGKPIPSTEPVLVNSAPVVTTSTAGKPTVSTSTPASASTTSTPIVTHKQVAVNVTAKTAPVKKPAPSKITVVSHKPVSAPAAAVVAAAPKAEEPIQHPVQRMDPQSDDEDCDRAGGQGDIQPVGHDYVEEVRNDDGKVIRFHCKLCECSFNDPNAKDMHLKGRRHRLQYKKVNPELPVEIKPSNRARKLQESKLKKQKQKAVLKRQRDDEQRWHMEMRSDSWPKRYEEDMYWRRMEEEQMYWGEQRRRMAPPPLMSRPGMPVPPLLTCVRRPDSPDDRHIMAKHSTIYPVEEELQAVQRIVSHSERALKLVSDFLLEKETPAVETAADEGEDEKSAESSGRLLKGVMRVGILAKGLLLRGDRNVELILLTAKKPTISLLKNIAKHLPKELETFSEDQYEVQAHPEEANIVIFSSKEPKMQVTISLTSPLMREDPATEKDKQAGGKTAEKGVAEKDPTDLLNKRKCLEYLAALRHAKWFQARANGLQSCVIIIRVLRDLCQRVPTWGKMPCWAMELLVEKVISSAAAPLSPGEAMRRVLECISTGILLPEGPGLMDPCEKETTDALRSMTLQAREDITASAQHALRLLAFRQIHKVLGMDSLPASKASARNRKRRRDGSDSGDGEGEGKKDKKEEAESA; this comes from the exons ATGGCTGCAAGCAATTATTTCGGGTTCACGCATGCTGCCGGTCCGCAGTACAG tGCCCAGCCTCCCCCGGCCTATTCCCATCCCTCTACAGCCAGTTACAGCGTGCAGCAGGCTCCAGCCGTGGCTCACGCAGTGACTGCGTCCTATACTGCTGCTCCGGTCCAGGCAGCCAGGCCCGTGGTCACTGCTCCTTACCCCACCTATCAGAGCCACCAGGCGCCCCCTGACTACGCATACAGGCAGCCAGACCCCCCGGCGCCCCCGCagcccaccaccaccccacAGACGTACCAAGTATACCCGGAAACG CAGGACAGCTACAGCTACGGGCGTCCTGCAGCAGTGACCACCTATGACAACAAACAGTACTACCAGACGAGTATAGCTCCAgctcagaggacacacacagacaattacTACCAAACAG GGGTAAAGAGCGCTTACAGTCCAGCACCCTCCACTGTGTACagccagcctcctcctccccagagGCAAGTAACGGCCCTGAAGCCTCTGGCCCCGTCTGTGTCCACCAGCTACAACATCTACCCCGTGTCCACCAGTGTGCAGCAGCCACCAACACCCATTTCATCCTACACCCTCGGCTCCTCCTTCGGCTCCGCTGTTGCGGCCACTACCTACTCGG GCATTAGCTACTCCAGTTATGACTCAACCGGCTACACCTCCACTCCCACCCCCTCCTATTACCAGCCGGCCCAGCAGACTCTCACCCAGccgcagcctcctcctcctcctcagcagcagctgcaacaGACCCAGCCCCCCATCCAGCCACCACCTAAGCAGCTGACGAGCTCTTCCTGGAGCAACTCGGGCAGCAACATGGTGACGGCGCCGACTGTAAACGCCTACAAGAAGCCCCTGTTTCACCAGAGCAAGCTGCAAAGACCCAAAGGGCCTCCGAAGCAGCCCCAGCTCCATTACTGTGACATTTGCAAGATCAGCTGTGCAGGCCCTCAG ACGTACCGGGAGCATCTAGAGGGCCAGAAACATAAGAAAAAAGAGGCAGCCCTGAAATCCGGGGGTCAGTCCGGGGCCAACAACGGGCCAAGGGGGGTCCAGACTCAGTTGCGCTGTGAGCTATGTGACGTCGCCTGCACCGGCGTGGACGCCTACGCCGCACATATCCGTGGGGCCAAACACCAGAAG GTGGTGAAACTTCACACCAAGTTGGGTAAACCTATACCTTCCACTGAGCCAGTGTTGGTGAATTCGGCCCCAGTCGTCACAACATCAACAGCTGGGAAACCTACCGTCTCTACTTCCACTCCTGCTTCTGCCTCAACCACTTCAACTCCTattgtgacacacaaacaggtggCCGTAAACGTCACCGCTAAAACGGCACCAGTCAAGAAACCAGCTCCCTCCAAAATAACTGTTGTTT CCCATAAGCCAGTCAGCGCTCCAGCAGCCGcggtggtggcggcggctcCCAAGGCGGAGGAACCCATACAGCATCCGGTTCAGAGAATGGACCCTCAGAGTGACGATGAGGACTGTGACAGAGCTGGAGGCCAAGGAGACATTCAGCCAGTGGGACACGACTACGTCGAGGAG GTCCGTAACGATGACGGAAAGGTGATTCGATTCCACTGTAAACTGTGTGAGTGCAGTTTCAACGACCCCAACGCCAAAGACATGCACCTGAAAGGCAGAAGGCACCGACTCCAGTACAAG AAAGTCAACCCAGAGCTTCCTGTGGAGATCAAGCCCAGTAACCGGGccaggaagctgcaggagagcaagctgaagaagcagaagcagaaagcGGTgctgaagagacagagagacgatGAGCAGCGCTGGCACATGGAGATGAGGTCAGACTCGTGGCCAAA ACGATATGAGGAGGACATGTactggaggaggatggaggaggagcagatgtACTGGGGGGAGCAAAGACGCAGGATGGCTCCTCCGCCCCTCATGAGCCGCCCTGGCATGCCAGTCCCACCTCTACTG ACGTGTGTGCGTCGGCCAGACTCTCCCGACGACCGCCACATCATGGCGAAACACTCGACCATTTACCCGGTGGAGGAAGAGCTGCAGGCGGTTCAGAGGATTGTCTCGCATTCTGAGAGAGCCCTAAAGCTGGTGTCAGACTTCCTGCTGGAGAAGGAGACTCCGGCTGTTGAAACCGCTGCTgatgagggagaagatgaaaaaag CGCTGAGAGTTCCGGGCGGCTGCTAAAAGGTGTGATGAGGGTGGGTATCCTGGCCAAAGGCCTGCTGCTACGCGGAGACAGAAATGTTGAGCTCATCCTACTGACTGCTAAGAAACCCACCATCTCTTTACTGAAGAATATCGCCAAGCATTTGCCCAAAGAACTAGAG ACATTTTCTGAAGATCAGTATGAGGTGCAGGCTCACCCCGAGGAGGCGAACATCGTGATATTTTCAAGCAAGGAGCCCAAAATGCAGGTGACCATTTCTCTCACCTCGCCGCTGATGAGGGAGGACCCTGCTACTGAGAAGGACAAGCAGGCAGGAGGAAAAACGGCTGAGAAAG GCGTGGCTGAAAAGGACCCGACTGACCTCCTGAACAAGAGGAAATGTCTGGAGTACCTGGCTGCTCTCCGTCACGCCAAATGGTTCCAG GCTCGTGCCAACGGGCTGCAATCATGTGTGATCATCATTCGGGTGCTGAGAGATTTATGTCAGCGGGTTCCTACATGGGGAAAGATGCCCTGCTGG GCGATGGAGCTGTTGGTGGAGAAGGTGATCAGCAGTGCTGCGGCCCCGCTGAGCCCGGGAGAGGCCATGCGCCGAGTCCTGGAGTGCATCTCCACGGGCATCCTGCTACCAG AAGGACCAGGCTTGATGGACCCGTGTGAGAAAGAGACTACAGATGCCTTGAGAAGCATGACGCTTCAAGCCAGAGAGGACATAACTGCCAGCGCACAG CACGCTCTGCGGCTGCTGGCTTTCCGTCAGATCCACAAGGTTCTGGGCATGGACTCGCTGCCGGCGTCCAAGGCCAGCGCCCGCAACCGGAAGCGCAGACGTGACGGCAGCGACTCCGgcgacggggagggggagggcaagAAAGACAAGAAGGAAGAAGCCGAGAGTGCTTAA
- the zfr2 gene encoding zinc finger RNA-binding protein isoform X1 produces the protein MAASNYFGFTHAAGPQYSAQPPPAYSHPSTASYSVQQAPAVAHAVTASYTAAPVQAARPVVTAPYPTYQSHQAPPDYAYRQPDPPAPPQPTTTPQTYQVYPETQDSYSYGRPAAVTTYDNKQYYQTSIAPAQRTHTDNYYQTVGVKSAYSPAPSTVYSQPPPPQRQVTALKPLAPSVSTSYNIYPVSTSVQQPPTPISSYTLGSSFGSAVAATTYSGISYSSYDSTGYTSTPTPSYYQPAQQTLTQPQPPPPPQQQLQQTQPPIQPPPKQLTSSSWSNSGSNMVTAPTVNAYKKPLFHQSKLQRPKGPPKQPQLHYCDICKISCAGPQTYREHLEGQKHKKKEAALKSGGQSGANNGPRGVQTQLRCELCDVACTGVDAYAAHIRGAKHQKVVKLHTKLGKPIPSTEPVLVNSAPVVTTSTAGKPTVSTSTPASASTTSTPIVTHKQVAVNVTAKTAPVKKPAPSKITVVSHKPVSAPAAAVVAAAPKAEEPIQHPVQRMDPQSDDEDCDRAGGQGDIQPVGHDYVEEVRNDDGKVIRFHCKLCECSFNDPNAKDMHLKGRRHRLQYKKKVNPELPVEIKPSNRARKLQESKLKKQKQKAVLKRQRDDEQRWHMEMRSDSWPKRYEEDMYWRRMEEEQMYWGEQRRRMAPPPLMSRPGMPVPPLLTCVRRPDSPDDRHIMAKHSTIYPVEEELQAVQRIVSHSERALKLVSDFLLEKETPAVETAADEGEDEKSAESSGRLLKGVMRVGILAKGLLLRGDRNVELILLTAKKPTISLLKNIAKHLPKELETFSEDQYEVQAHPEEANIVIFSSKEPKMQVTISLTSPLMREDPATEKDKQAGGKTAEKGVAEKDPTDLLNKRKCLEYLAALRHAKWFQARANGLQSCVIIIRVLRDLCQRVPTWGKMPCWAMELLVEKVISSAAAPLSPGEAMRRVLECISTGILLPEGPGLMDPCEKETTDALRSMTLQAREDITASAQHALRLLAFRQIHKVLGMDSLPASKASARNRKRRRDGSDSGDGEGEGKKDKKEEAESA, from the exons ATGGCTGCAAGCAATTATTTCGGGTTCACGCATGCTGCCGGTCCGCAGTACAG tGCCCAGCCTCCCCCGGCCTATTCCCATCCCTCTACAGCCAGTTACAGCGTGCAGCAGGCTCCAGCCGTGGCTCACGCAGTGACTGCGTCCTATACTGCTGCTCCGGTCCAGGCAGCCAGGCCCGTGGTCACTGCTCCTTACCCCACCTATCAGAGCCACCAGGCGCCCCCTGACTACGCATACAGGCAGCCAGACCCCCCGGCGCCCCCGCagcccaccaccaccccacAGACGTACCAAGTATACCCGGAAACG CAGGACAGCTACAGCTACGGGCGTCCTGCAGCAGTGACCACCTATGACAACAAACAGTACTACCAGACGAGTATAGCTCCAgctcagaggacacacacagacaattacTACCAAACAG TAGGGGTAAAGAGCGCTTACAGTCCAGCACCCTCCACTGTGTACagccagcctcctcctccccagagGCAAGTAACGGCCCTGAAGCCTCTGGCCCCGTCTGTGTCCACCAGCTACAACATCTACCCCGTGTCCACCAGTGTGCAGCAGCCACCAACACCCATTTCATCCTACACCCTCGGCTCCTCCTTCGGCTCCGCTGTTGCGGCCACTACCTACTCGG GCATTAGCTACTCCAGTTATGACTCAACCGGCTACACCTCCACTCCCACCCCCTCCTATTACCAGCCGGCCCAGCAGACTCTCACCCAGccgcagcctcctcctcctcctcagcagcagctgcaacaGACCCAGCCCCCCATCCAGCCACCACCTAAGCAGCTGACGAGCTCTTCCTGGAGCAACTCGGGCAGCAACATGGTGACGGCGCCGACTGTAAACGCCTACAAGAAGCCCCTGTTTCACCAGAGCAAGCTGCAAAGACCCAAAGGGCCTCCGAAGCAGCCCCAGCTCCATTACTGTGACATTTGCAAGATCAGCTGTGCAGGCCCTCAG ACGTACCGGGAGCATCTAGAGGGCCAGAAACATAAGAAAAAAGAGGCAGCCCTGAAATCCGGGGGTCAGTCCGGGGCCAACAACGGGCCAAGGGGGGTCCAGACTCAGTTGCGCTGTGAGCTATGTGACGTCGCCTGCACCGGCGTGGACGCCTACGCCGCACATATCCGTGGGGCCAAACACCAGAAG GTGGTGAAACTTCACACCAAGTTGGGTAAACCTATACCTTCCACTGAGCCAGTGTTGGTGAATTCGGCCCCAGTCGTCACAACATCAACAGCTGGGAAACCTACCGTCTCTACTTCCACTCCTGCTTCTGCCTCAACCACTTCAACTCCTattgtgacacacaaacaggtggCCGTAAACGTCACCGCTAAAACGGCACCAGTCAAGAAACCAGCTCCCTCCAAAATAACTGTTGTTT CCCATAAGCCAGTCAGCGCTCCAGCAGCCGcggtggtggcggcggctcCCAAGGCGGAGGAACCCATACAGCATCCGGTTCAGAGAATGGACCCTCAGAGTGACGATGAGGACTGTGACAGAGCTGGAGGCCAAGGAGACATTCAGCCAGTGGGACACGACTACGTCGAGGAG GTCCGTAACGATGACGGAAAGGTGATTCGATTCCACTGTAAACTGTGTGAGTGCAGTTTCAACGACCCCAACGCCAAAGACATGCACCTGAAAGGCAGAAGGCACCGACTCCAGTACAAG AAGAAAGTCAACCCAGAGCTTCCTGTGGAGATCAAGCCCAGTAACCGGGccaggaagctgcaggagagcaagctgaagaagcagaagcagaaagcGGTgctgaagagacagagagacgatGAGCAGCGCTGGCACATGGAGATGAGGTCAGACTCGTGGCCAAA ACGATATGAGGAGGACATGTactggaggaggatggaggaggagcagatgtACTGGGGGGAGCAAAGACGCAGGATGGCTCCTCCGCCCCTCATGAGCCGCCCTGGCATGCCAGTCCCACCTCTACTG ACGTGTGTGCGTCGGCCAGACTCTCCCGACGACCGCCACATCATGGCGAAACACTCGACCATTTACCCGGTGGAGGAAGAGCTGCAGGCGGTTCAGAGGATTGTCTCGCATTCTGAGAGAGCCCTAAAGCTGGTGTCAGACTTCCTGCTGGAGAAGGAGACTCCGGCTGTTGAAACCGCTGCTgatgagggagaagatgaaaaaag CGCTGAGAGTTCCGGGCGGCTGCTAAAAGGTGTGATGAGGGTGGGTATCCTGGCCAAAGGCCTGCTGCTACGCGGAGACAGAAATGTTGAGCTCATCCTACTGACTGCTAAGAAACCCACCATCTCTTTACTGAAGAATATCGCCAAGCATTTGCCCAAAGAACTAGAG ACATTTTCTGAAGATCAGTATGAGGTGCAGGCTCACCCCGAGGAGGCGAACATCGTGATATTTTCAAGCAAGGAGCCCAAAATGCAGGTGACCATTTCTCTCACCTCGCCGCTGATGAGGGAGGACCCTGCTACTGAGAAGGACAAGCAGGCAGGAGGAAAAACGGCTGAGAAAG GCGTGGCTGAAAAGGACCCGACTGACCTCCTGAACAAGAGGAAATGTCTGGAGTACCTGGCTGCTCTCCGTCACGCCAAATGGTTCCAG GCTCGTGCCAACGGGCTGCAATCATGTGTGATCATCATTCGGGTGCTGAGAGATTTATGTCAGCGGGTTCCTACATGGGGAAAGATGCCCTGCTGG GCGATGGAGCTGTTGGTGGAGAAGGTGATCAGCAGTGCTGCGGCCCCGCTGAGCCCGGGAGAGGCCATGCGCCGAGTCCTGGAGTGCATCTCCACGGGCATCCTGCTACCAG AAGGACCAGGCTTGATGGACCCGTGTGAGAAAGAGACTACAGATGCCTTGAGAAGCATGACGCTTCAAGCCAGAGAGGACATAACTGCCAGCGCACAG CACGCTCTGCGGCTGCTGGCTTTCCGTCAGATCCACAAGGTTCTGGGCATGGACTCGCTGCCGGCGTCCAAGGCCAGCGCCCGCAACCGGAAGCGCAGACGTGACGGCAGCGACTCCGgcgacggggagggggagggcaagAAAGACAAGAAGGAAGAAGCCGAGAGTGCTTAA